The following coding sequences are from one Longimicrobiales bacterium window:
- a CDS encoding VOC family protein yields MPALHHVGLNSLDPERAIEWYLSVWPSAERAEVDGIPSVAGEMYLLFDQVGAPPPGDFVPELGRSDTQSAFWHIGAFANTTDMDGELGAAGIEHLPLYTGPEDRSGVWRSGLTPYNGIVSAADVATAERVENRPGGFSYVLAPDGVLFEFTGGAGTTRSLSHVHLFQEEPQCAANWYVEFLGMSLPPIRNEDDTTSPRPPYEPCRAPTGEAGWPSLETVGTIRQPRGTVVHGSGTISWYPRQCAGGRCGSAEPLVPSRGQALDHVSFAVEDVAAWRAWLGANDIVILEDVHDFDGGQAFMFEGPDRLSVELVSGTRH; encoded by the coding sequence GTGCCCGCGTTACACCACGTCGGGCTGAATTCGCTTGATCCGGAACGTGCGATTGAATGGTATCTCAGCGTCTGGCCTTCCGCAGAGCGGGCCGAGGTGGATGGGATCCCTTCAGTCGCTGGGGAAATGTACCTCCTCTTCGACCAGGTCGGAGCGCCACCGCCCGGTGATTTCGTTCCAGAACTCGGTCGTTCGGACACACAGAGCGCGTTCTGGCACATCGGGGCCTTCGCGAACACCACCGATATGGACGGAGAACTTGGAGCCGCAGGGATAGAACACTTGCCGCTGTACACCGGGCCGGAAGACCGCTCCGGCGTCTGGCGCTCTGGTCTGACGCCGTACAACGGAATCGTCAGTGCAGCAGATGTGGCGACGGCTGAACGAGTCGAGAATCGCCCGGGCGGCTTCAGCTACGTCTTGGCTCCGGACGGTGTGCTCTTCGAGTTCACAGGAGGCGCAGGAACCACCCGTTCGCTCTCACACGTGCACTTGTTCCAGGAGGAGCCGCAGTGCGCGGCGAACTGGTACGTAGAGTTTCTGGGAATGTCGCTGCCGCCGATCCGGAACGAGGACGACACGACCTCGCCAAGACCCCCATACGAACCCTGCAGGGCACCCACGGGGGAAGCTGGCTGGCCATCGCTCGAGACGGTCGGGACGATCCGCCAACCAAGAGGTACCGTCGTACACGGTAGCGGGACGATCTCCTGGTATCCGCGTCAGTGCGCAGGCGGCCGTTGTGGCAGTGCCGAACCGCTCGTGCCGTCGCGAGGACAGGCCCTCGACCACGTCTCCTTTGCAGTTGAAGACGTCGCTGCTTGGCGAGCATGGCTCGGAGCGAACGACATCGTGATCCTCGAGGACGTCCACGACTTCGATGGCGGACAGGCTTTCATGTTTGAAGGCCCTGACCGGCTGTCGGTCGAGCTGGTGTCTGGCACACGTCACTGA
- a CDS encoding RsmD family RNA methyltransferase codes for MRILKGKLAGRSLVSPSRNVRPTAESVRDRGLEAMGADLTKARFLDLFAGAGGVGLEAISRGARSADFVENGGPALHSLKANVAAMRIGKKARVFKKDVVPWIERLGPDSYDIAWVDPPYGSRKLDRVIQKWKRDAFARILILEHDREHDLPITGEHIDFEGPTRITIVRAEPSPE; via the coding sequence ATGCGAATTTTGAAAGGAAAGTTGGCCGGACGATCGCTGGTGTCGCCTAGCAGAAACGTTCGCCCGACGGCGGAGAGCGTGCGGGATCGGGGGCTTGAAGCGATGGGCGCAGATCTGACCAAGGCCCGGTTCTTGGACCTGTTCGCAGGGGCAGGTGGTGTCGGGCTCGAGGCGATATCGAGAGGAGCTCGGTCCGCCGACTTCGTGGAAAATGGCGGACCGGCTCTCCATTCGCTGAAGGCGAACGTTGCGGCGATGCGTATCGGAAAAAAGGCGCGCGTGTTCAAGAAGGACGTTGTCCCGTGGATCGAACGGCTTGGCCCCGACAGCTACGACATCGCCTGGGTAGACCCTCCGTATGGCTCACGGAAGCTCGATCGCGTGATTCAAAAGTGGAAACGCGACGCCTTCGCGAGGATTCTGATCCTCGAGCACGATCGAGAGCACGACCTGCCGATCACGGGGGAGCACATCGACTTCGAAGGTCCCACCCGGATCACCATAGTCCGAGCTGAGCCGAGCCCGGAATAG
- a CDS encoding c-type cytochrome translates to MPMARTVRTFCAPFAVALLAACSSGTGSGPTPAPAQPGPELEEAAEPTTADGIFTMAQADRGEDLFRTTCSECHDAVDWTDTGFQGRWEAQSVFQLWYYINDRMPYDDPWSLSRQQVTDVLTYILRLNDLPAGDDELATDDDSIDDYWIAWTAK, encoded by the coding sequence ATGCCGATGGCCAGGACCGTTCGCACTTTTTGTGCGCCCTTTGCGGTAGCTCTTCTCGCAGCATGTTCGTCCGGAACAGGATCCGGGCCGACGCCAGCCCCCGCGCAGCCGGGGCCCGAGTTAGAGGAGGCCGCCGAGCCGACCACCGCGGACGGAATCTTCACGATGGCTCAGGCCGATCGTGGGGAGGACCTCTTCCGAACCACCTGCTCGGAGTGCCACGACGCGGTGGACTGGACCGACACCGGATTCCAGGGCCGTTGGGAGGCGCAGTCGGTTTTCCAGCTCTGGTACTACATCAACGACCGTATGCCCTACGACGATCCGTGGAGTCTGTCACGGCAGCAGGTAACAGATGTCCTGACCTACATCCTGCGGCTGAATGATCTGCCTGCTGGAGATGACGAACTCGCGACCGACGATGACTCGATCGACGACTACTGGATCGCCTGGACGGCGAAGTAG
- a CDS encoding tetratricopeptide repeat protein, whose amino-acid sequence MTDFMPVRWVHGLLLSSVVLSMAAGSAAGQEEIVARGNQAYEAGEYGTALEAYEAVNAAGFTSAGLQFNLGNAYFKTGDLARSILHWERALSLSPGDADTRANLELARSLTVDAVEPLPTFWAFSAADWWVRLLPRPILIASVASGWLTLAAGFMLGMLARTDAVAGFARWSSRAGVIVVAVMGLNLVVRELGIGTPDRAIVMAAVVAVRSAPAEDDDLTLFEVHEGTRLRIDQRTGSWAEVVLDDGKVGWMPLDAMEGI is encoded by the coding sequence ATGACCGATTTCATGCCGGTCCGGTGGGTGCACGGCCTCTTGCTTAGCTCGGTCGTCCTGTCGATGGCTGCCGGGTCTGCCGCGGGTCAGGAAGAGATCGTTGCACGGGGTAACCAAGCCTACGAGGCGGGGGAGTACGGTACAGCGCTTGAGGCCTATGAGGCTGTGAATGCGGCGGGCTTTACCAGCGCGGGGCTCCAGTTCAACCTTGGGAACGCCTACTTCAAGACGGGCGACCTCGCCCGGTCGATCTTGCACTGGGAACGTGCACTGTCTCTCTCTCCGGGTGACGCAGACACCCGCGCCAATCTGGAACTCGCGAGGTCGTTGACCGTCGATGCCGTCGAGCCGCTGCCGACCTTCTGGGCCTTCTCCGCGGCGGATTGGTGGGTGCGACTGCTGCCTCGCCCAATTCTGATCGCGTCCGTCGCGAGTGGCTGGCTCACGCTTGCCGCGGGCTTCATGCTCGGCATGCTCGCGAGGACAGACGCTGTTGCCGGCTTCGCCCGGTGGTCCTCACGGGCCGGAGTGATCGTCGTCGCCGTCATGGGTTTGAACCTCGTCGTGCGTGAACTCGGCATCGGGACTCCGGACCGAGCGATTGTAATGGCCGCGGTGGTCGCGGTCCGCTCGGCCCCTGCCGAGGACGACGACCTGACGTTGTTTGAAGTGCACGAGGGCACACGCCTCCGTATCGACCAGAGAACCGGGTCATGGGCCGAGGTAGTGCTCGACGATGGCAAGGTCGGCTGGATGCCGCTCGACGCGATGGAAGGCATCTGA
- a CDS encoding BatD family protein — MSFRLLSSVVIALMTFLPVAAVGQTVAVRAYVTPEGEIGLGRQFSLNVEVTGTQDVRRDPPLPDLSSFAQYLGSSTQSSVNMVGGRTQVFLTVLYRFQASTEGGFEIPSFDVAAGGQIYSTAPIEVTVSATPVGPDPATGLGPDDLFITAESSSTSVLEGEPFVVEYRIWTRVDVTNFGMSNVPEPQGFWVEDATPQGQAAVEQLIRNGVQYATAVVRRVALVPTRAGSLTIEPIEVEAQVQVRNPRDSFREVFGRNSAFGTTSVATTVVSNSLTIDVRPLPGGRPDPFSGVVGRLSAVASVDRDSVDANDAVTLTVRVNGEGNFRGLTVPILDLPSDFEVFPPEVSETITPTDDGLTGSKTFEWVLIPRAPGRRELPTLAFGYFDEAAGAYRSAATDPVPIIVAGTVVEGPAALSRGGVSELRQDIRFIRLGRLDLQPTGRSLFLSAGFWIFGLLPLAGMAGAAALRRHQELLAGDVAYARGRLAGRVANKRLAEARRLAIGDDSRAFYAEVASAMRGFVADRLNLAEAGLQTMDVDGALAGAGISDDTRDELRSCLDDCDRQRFAPPTSSAGEKERFVERARALMTTLDRGFR; from the coding sequence ATGAGCTTTCGCCTTCTCTCTTCGGTGGTCATCGCCCTGATGACCTTCCTCCCTGTCGCGGCCGTGGGGCAGACCGTCGCGGTGCGTGCGTACGTGACACCGGAGGGGGAGATCGGACTTGGGCGGCAGTTCTCGCTGAACGTCGAGGTCACGGGGACGCAGGACGTGAGACGTGACCCTCCGTTGCCCGATCTCTCGTCTTTTGCCCAATACCTTGGGAGCAGCACCCAATCCTCGGTGAACATGGTCGGGGGTCGAACTCAGGTCTTCCTTACGGTTCTCTATCGTTTTCAGGCCTCGACCGAGGGAGGCTTCGAGATTCCGTCGTTTGATGTGGCAGCGGGCGGACAGATCTATTCCACCGCCCCGATCGAGGTAACGGTGTCGGCCACACCCGTCGGCCCGGATCCAGCGACCGGCCTCGGTCCAGACGATCTGTTCATTACGGCTGAGTCGTCGAGCACCTCTGTGTTGGAGGGAGAGCCTTTCGTCGTCGAGTATCGAATCTGGACTCGGGTCGACGTCACTAATTTTGGGATGTCGAACGTCCCTGAGCCGCAGGGTTTCTGGGTCGAAGACGCTACTCCGCAGGGGCAGGCTGCGGTTGAACAGTTGATTCGAAACGGCGTGCAGTACGCCACCGCGGTCGTCAGGCGGGTCGCGCTGGTGCCCACTCGCGCAGGGTCGCTCACGATCGAGCCGATCGAGGTTGAGGCGCAGGTACAGGTACGGAACCCCCGTGACTCGTTTCGAGAGGTCTTCGGACGAAACTCGGCCTTCGGGACGACTTCTGTGGCGACCACGGTGGTTTCCAATTCACTCACCATCGATGTCCGCCCCCTTCCCGGTGGCAGACCTGACCCGTTCTCCGGAGTAGTGGGTCGCCTGAGTGCGGTTGCGTCGGTGGATCGAGACTCCGTCGATGCCAATGATGCCGTAACGCTGACGGTTCGAGTGAACGGTGAAGGGAACTTCAGGGGACTCACGGTCCCCATACTCGATCTCCCGTCGGACTTCGAGGTGTTTCCTCCGGAAGTGTCAGAGACCATCACCCCCACCGACGACGGCCTCACCGGCAGCAAGACGTTCGAGTGGGTTCTGATCCCGCGGGCCCCGGGAAGGCGTGAACTGCCGACTTTGGCGTTCGGCTATTTCGATGAGGCAGCCGGAGCCTATCGGTCGGCTGCGACCGACCCTGTCCCGATCATCGTGGCCGGTACCGTCGTCGAAGGACCTGCCGCCTTGAGCAGAGGTGGTGTCTCGGAGTTGCGACAGGATATCCGCTTCATTCGCCTGGGGAGGCTCGACCTGCAGCCGACCGGTCGGTCGCTCTTTCTGTCCGCTGGCTTCTGGATCTTCGGCCTGCTCCCGCTCGCGGGCATGGCCGGAGCCGCCGCCCTACGGCGCCATCAGGAGCTTCTCGCAGGCGACGTGGCCTATGCTCGCGGGCGGCTTGCGGGGCGTGTGGCCAACAAGCGCCTCGCAGAGGCCCGGCGACTCGCCATAGGCGATGACAGCCGGGCGTTCTATGCAGAGGTCGCGAGCGCTATGAGAGGTTTCGTGGCTGACCGTCTGAACCTTGCCGAAGCTGGTCTCCAGACGATGGATGTCGATGGGGCACTCGCAGGGGCAGGTATCTCGGACGACACTCGAGACGAACTACGGAGTTGCCTCGACGACTGCGACCGGCAGCGTTTTGCTCCGCCGACGAGCAGTGCGGGCGAGAAGGAGCGATTCGTGGAACGGGCTAGAGCCCTGATGACCACGCTCGACAGGGGATTCCGATGA
- a CDS encoding tetratricopeptide repeat protein, with the protein MSKIGIRWGGVLALVLAGLSVPTAGAAQAGRVRVEEGNRLYQDGRFAEAHQKYLEAMAEAPGSPVIPFNDGNALYQDADYQRAMEAYQHAIETGDPALASAAWYNLGNALYRQQQLEPALEAYKESLRLNPADGDAKHNFERVLEEMQEQEDQQQNDEQDDQEQDDEGQDQNQEPQPGDRPPEDQEQDDEQDQDESVDDSGDDPQDQPQDPQDGDEPPPEGQGQPQPQEGEMTPEEAERLLDAVEEDPEDVNRKPASARGRKPRKPW; encoded by the coding sequence ATGAGCAAGATCGGAATACGGTGGGGCGGGGTGCTGGCTCTCGTCCTCGCTGGACTGTCAGTGCCGACTGCGGGAGCGGCCCAAGCCGGTCGGGTCCGTGTTGAAGAGGGCAATCGTCTTTACCAGGACGGCCGCTTCGCCGAAGCGCATCAGAAGTACCTCGAGGCGATGGCAGAGGCACCGGGCTCACCCGTGATCCCGTTCAACGATGGAAACGCGCTCTACCAGGACGCCGACTACCAGCGAGCTATGGAGGCGTACCAGCATGCGATTGAAACCGGTGACCCTGCGCTCGCGAGTGCGGCCTGGTACAACCTGGGGAATGCACTGTATCGTCAGCAGCAACTTGAACCGGCCCTCGAAGCGTACAAGGAGTCACTGCGACTGAATCCCGCCGACGGTGATGCCAAGCACAACTTCGAGCGTGTTCTCGAGGAGATGCAGGAACAGGAAGATCAGCAACAGAACGACGAGCAGGATGATCAAGAGCAGGACGACGAGGGGCAGGACCAGAATCAGGAACCCCAGCCAGGCGATCGGCCGCCCGAGGACCAAGAGCAGGACGACGAGCAGGATCAGGATGAGTCGGTGGACGACTCCGGGGACGATCCTCAGGACCAACCACAGGATCCTCAGGATGGGGATGAGCCTCCGCCTGAGGGGCAAGGGCAACCGCAACCGCAGGAAGGAGAGATGACTCCAGAGGAGGCCGAACGCCTTCTCGACGCAGTTGAGGAGGACCCGGAGGACGTGAACCGGAAGCCCGCGTCCGCTCGTGGACGCAAGCCACGGAAGCCCTGGTAA